The Rana temporaria chromosome 4, aRanTem1.1, whole genome shotgun sequence genome contains a region encoding:
- the LOC120936000 gene encoding uncharacterized protein LOC120936000 isoform X2, with translation MSPETGSLLLLLLLCAGVTAVNLTTAGPTNDKEALGHLKIPEGVTPNFHSQYNWRELQKHQLLQEPSLPPCQRPRRSTPSTSTEGPIPRSTMPKKLKDDVGPSVLPQASGTPKCPQQNGANVGRRRTNTQEVI, from the exons ATGTCTCCAGAGACCGGATCCCTCCTGCTACTCCTCCTGTTATGTGCGGGAgtcactgctgtcaatctaacAACTGCAGGCCCCACCAATGATAAAGAAGCTTTGG GGCATCTTAAAATTCCGGAAGGAGTCACCCCAAATTTCCACAGCCAATACAATTGGAGAGAGCTACAGAAGCACCAGCTTCTTCAAGAACCCAGCCTCCCTCCATGCCAGAGGCCAAGACGCAGCACTCCATCTACCTCTACAGAAGGCCCCATACCCCGCAGCACAATGCCAAAGAAACTAAAAGATGACGTAGGCCCCTCCGTTTTACCGCAAGCCAGCGGGACCCCAAAATGTCCCCAGCAAAATGGAGCAAATGTTGGAAGAAGGCGGACCAACACCCAAGAAGTCATCTAA